A segment of the Elaeis guineensis isolate ETL-2024a chromosome 6, EG11, whole genome shotgun sequence genome:
TAAATATTAAACTATCACAAACAGCAACCGGAAAACAAGCAAAGGGCTAGACAGGAAGCATGCATACCAACTTTCTCAGAGTCCAAAGCACAGCAGACTGGACTACAACGTAAAGATGCAGTACACGGTAATACTACAAGGGATAAAGTTTGCATGCTCTAAATTATAGAACACATCCATATCTAATGTAATTTGACTAGAGATGATGCTTCCTGATAGCTCTCTATTTCTTAAGGTGGGGAAAACACTGATTGAGATCAGATTTTGGATGCTTTGCTTCAGCATGTTCTCGGCATTTCACTTCCGATGTGGTACAAATGAACGTCTGCATGCATACCTTGCACTGCATTCGGGACAAAAGAGCAAATGTGAATAATTTAAAAAGGCTATCACCTGGGAGACCTAAATAACAATGATGAAATCAT
Coding sequences within it:
- the LOC105033252 gene encoding uncharacterized protein At2g23090, yielding MGGGNGQKSKMAREKNMEKNKAPKGSQLESNKKAMTIQCKVCMQTFICTTSEVKCREHAEAKHPKSDLNQCFPHLKK